Proteins from a genomic interval of Gemmatimonadaceae bacterium:
- a CDS encoding Gfo/Idh/MocA family oxidoreductase, which yields MSPSTGSGQSAPTDRSFRVGLVGCGRISKNHFDALRKVDGLNLAAVADIDADRARTAGEEQGVASFKSLDDMLAGAELDIVSICTPSGLHSAQGVTVAKSGKHVLTEKPMSLTLAQADALVQACDAAGVHLFVVKQNRLNPPVQLLKRAVDKNRFGRIYMANVTVRWQRPQEYYDAEPWRGTWEFDGGAFMDQASHYVDLIQWLVGPVESVLAKTATQARRIEAEDSGIGILKFRSGALGVIEVNVLTYPRNLEGSITLLGEKGSVKIGGTAVNRVEHWLFADYDDDDKLVETANTNPPNVYGFGHEGYYRNVLNVLRGQAKPETDGRAGRKSLELILGIYESAKVGREVPIPLKV from the coding sequence ATGAGCCCCTCGACTGGCTCGGGGCAGAGCGCGCCAACAGACCGGTCGTTTCGTGTTGGCTTGGTGGGGTGCGGCCGCATCAGCAAGAATCACTTCGACGCGCTGCGAAAGGTCGACGGGCTGAATCTCGCCGCGGTGGCCGACATTGATGCCGATCGTGCGCGCACGGCGGGCGAAGAGCAGGGCGTCGCGTCGTTCAAGTCGCTCGACGATATGCTGGCGGGCGCCGAGCTGGACATCGTATCGATCTGCACGCCATCGGGTCTGCACTCGGCGCAAGGCGTGACGGTGGCGAAGTCGGGCAAGCATGTGCTCACCGAAAAGCCGATGTCGCTCACGCTGGCGCAGGCGGATGCGCTCGTGCAGGCGTGCGACGCCGCGGGCGTGCATCTCTTCGTCGTCAAGCAGAACCGTCTCAATCCGCCGGTGCAGCTGCTCAAGCGCGCGGTGGACAAGAATCGGTTCGGGCGGATCTACATGGCGAACGTCACGGTGCGCTGGCAGCGGCCGCAGGAATACTACGACGCCGAGCCGTGGCGCGGGACGTGGGAGTTCGACGGCGGCGCGTTCATGGATCAGGCGTCGCACTACGTCGATCTCATTCAGTGGCTGGTCGGGCCGGTCGAGAGCGTGCTCGCGAAAACCGCCACGCAGGCGCGGCGCATCGAGGCTGAGGATTCTGGTATTGGAATTCTCAAATTTCGCTCGGGCGCGCTGGGCGTGATCGAAGTCAACGTGCTCACCTACCCGCGCAATCTCGAGGGGTCGATCACGCTGCTCGGCGAGAAGGGGTCGGTGAAGATCGGCGGCACCGCGGTGAATCGTGTCGAGCACTGGCTGTTCGCCGACTATGATGACGACGACAAGCTCGTCGAGACAGCGAACACGAATCCGCCGAACGTGTACGGCTTCGGGCACGAGGGGTACTATCGCAACGTGTTGAACGTGCTTCGCGGCCAGGCCAAACCCGAGACGGATGGGCGCGCCGGGCGGAAGTCGTTGGAGCTCATCCTGGGGATTTACGAGTCGGCGAAGGTGGGGCGGGAAGTGCCGATTCCGTTGAAGGTGTGA
- a CDS encoding DegT/DnrJ/EryC1/StrS family aminotransferase — protein sequence MPVPLLDLRAQHATIRDEVLPKLTALVDSQLFILGAPVEQLEREVAELSHTKFAVGCASGTDALLLALKALDVGPGDEVVTTPFTFFATAGTIHNAGARPVFVDIDPRTFNILPEAAAAARTPKTKAVMPVDLFGQMAPIEDVAKAMPGVPLIEDAAQTIGAKRSIDGEWRMAGEVATIGTFSFFPSKNLGGYGDGGMMVTQHEALATRLKRLRMHGGAKQYFHDEVGFNSRLDALQAVVLSAKLPHLAGWSAGRRKNAAFYDKAFADLADVTTPYIDRSNESIFNQYTIRVERRDDLQSFLKERGIGTSIYYPLPLHLQPCFEYLGYKRGQLPESERAANEVLSLPIYPELTESQLDEVVSGVRAFYGR from the coding sequence ATGCCCGTACCTCTGCTGGATCTGCGTGCCCAGCACGCCACGATCCGCGATGAAGTCCTTCCCAAGCTCACCGCGCTCGTCGATTCGCAACTCTTCATTCTCGGCGCACCGGTCGAGCAGCTCGAGCGCGAAGTCGCCGAGTTGTCGCACACGAAATTCGCGGTGGGGTGCGCGAGCGGCACCGACGCACTGCTCCTCGCCTTGAAGGCGCTCGACGTCGGTCCCGGCGACGAAGTCGTCACGACGCCGTTCACGTTCTTCGCGACGGCGGGCACCATCCACAATGCCGGCGCGCGCCCGGTATTCGTGGACATCGATCCCAGGACGTTCAACATCCTGCCCGAAGCCGCGGCCGCGGCGCGCACGCCGAAGACGAAGGCGGTCATGCCGGTGGACTTGTTCGGTCAGATGGCGCCCATCGAGGACGTCGCGAAGGCGATGCCGGGTGTTCCGCTCATCGAGGACGCCGCGCAGACGATCGGCGCCAAGCGCTCGATCGATGGCGAATGGCGCATGGCGGGCGAGGTCGCGACCATCGGCACGTTCAGCTTCTTCCCCTCGAAGAACCTCGGCGGCTATGGCGACGGCGGCATGATGGTCACGCAGCACGAAGCGTTGGCCACGCGGCTCAAGCGGCTGCGCATGCACGGCGGCGCGAAGCAGTACTTCCACGACGAAGTCGGATTCAACAGCCGTCTCGATGCGCTGCAGGCCGTGGTGCTGAGCGCGAAGCTGCCGCATCTCGCGGGCTGGAGCGCCGGGCGCCGCAAGAACGCGGCCTTCTACGACAAGGCGTTCGCCGATCTGGCCGACGTGACGACGCCGTACATCGATCGCTCGAACGAGTCGATCTTCAACCAATACACCATTCGGGTCGAGCGGCGCGACGATCTTCAGAGTTTTCTGAAGGAGCGCGGCATCGGCACGTCGATCTACTATCCGCTGCCGCTGCACTTGCAGCCGTGCTTCGAGTACCTGGGGTACAAGCGCGGTCAGCTGCCCGAGTCCGAGCGCGCGGCGAACGAGGTGCTGTCGCTGCCGATTTATCCCGAGCTGACGGAGTCGCAGCTCGACGAAGTCGTCTCGGGAGTGCGGGCCTTTTATGGCCGCTAA
- a CDS encoding nucleotide sugar dehydrogenase produces MAAKSSAATSSKQVLLDRFHDRSAVLGVIGLGYVGLPLAVEFAKAGFHVIGYDVSQRVVDLLNAGDSHIQDVPASEVAALVRGGKFEATSDETRLSETDAISIAVPTPLGKTRDPDMSYVIAAADATTRQVHAGMLVILESTTYPGTTREVLLPALTNRGFTVGKDVFVAFSPERVDPGNPVYHTKNTPKVVGGVTPNCTELATALYGSCIDQVVPVSSPEAAELTKLLENTFRSVNIGLVNEMAIVCDKLGVDVWEVIDAAATKPFGFMKFTPGPGIGGHCIPLDPHYLAWKMRTLNYKTRFIDLASEINSHMPAFVVEKVAHALNQDRKPINGSKVLVLGVAYKRDIDDVRESPALDVIRLLEEQGGAVTFHDPFIRCIREDGHTREGVDLTAARLDACDAVVIVTDHRGVDYQLVMDHAPLIVDSRNITAGLVKTRARVVTLSAGQAPVPS; encoded by the coding sequence ATGGCCGCTAAGTCATCGGCCGCCACGTCCTCCAAGCAGGTTCTCCTCGACCGTTTCCACGACCGGTCCGCCGTGCTCGGTGTGATCGGTCTGGGCTACGTCGGCTTGCCCTTGGCGGTGGAATTCGCGAAAGCCGGCTTTCACGTGATCGGCTACGACGTGAGCCAGCGCGTCGTCGATCTCCTGAACGCCGGCGATTCGCACATTCAGGACGTGCCGGCGTCCGAAGTGGCGGCGCTCGTGCGCGGCGGCAAGTTCGAGGCGACGAGCGATGAGACGCGCCTGTCCGAGACCGATGCGATCTCGATCGCGGTCCCGACGCCGCTCGGCAAGACGCGTGATCCGGACATGAGCTACGTGATCGCCGCCGCCGACGCGACGACGCGGCAAGTGCACGCGGGGATGCTCGTCATCCTCGAGAGTACGACGTATCCGGGCACGACACGCGAAGTGCTGCTGCCCGCGCTCACGAATCGCGGATTCACCGTGGGCAAAGACGTGTTCGTGGCGTTCAGCCCCGAGCGCGTCGATCCCGGCAATCCCGTATACCACACGAAGAACACACCGAAAGTCGTCGGCGGCGTGACGCCGAATTGCACGGAGCTCGCCACGGCGCTGTACGGCAGCTGCATCGACCAGGTCGTGCCGGTCTCGTCGCCCGAAGCCGCCGAGCTGACGAAGCTGCTCGAGAACACATTCCGATCCGTGAATATCGGTTTGGTGAACGAGATGGCGATCGTCTGCGACAAGCTCGGTGTCGACGTGTGGGAAGTGATCGACGCCGCCGCGACCAAGCCGTTCGGGTTCATGAAATTCACGCCGGGCCCCGGCATCGGCGGCCACTGCATTCCGCTCGATCCGCACTATCTCGCGTGGAAGATGCGGACGCTGAATTACAAGACGCGCTTCATCGACCTCGCGAGCGAGATCAACAGCCACATGCCGGCGTTCGTCGTCGAGAAAGTGGCGCACGCGCTGAATCAGGATCGGAAGCCGATCAACGGCAGCAAGGTGCTCGTGCTCGGTGTGGCCTACAAGCGCGACATCGATGACGTGCGCGAAAGTCCGGCGCTCGACGTCATTCGCCTGCTCGAGGAGCAGGGCGGCGCCGTGACGTTCCATGACCCGTTCATTCGCTGCATTCGTGAAGACGGCCATACGCGCGAAGGCGTCGATCTCACCGCCGCCCGCCTCGATGCGTGCGATGCCGTGGTGATCGTCACGGACCATCGTGGCGTCGACTATCAGCTGGTCATGGACCACGCCCCGCTCATCGTCGACAGCCGGAACATCACGGCGGGCCTGGTCAAAACCCGAGCGCGCGTCGTCACGCTGTCGGCCGGGCAGGCGCCCGTGCCGTCGTGA
- a CDS encoding UDP-glucose/GDP-mannose dehydrogenase family protein: MNLSVVGTGYVGLVVGACLAETGNQVVGADVDAAKIDGLKQNVIPIYEPGLDRLVERNQDAGRLEFTTDVAGAIAQSEVVFIAVGTPPDEDGSADLRHVLAVAEQIGQHMKRELVVVTKSTVPVGTATKVAAAVAKHARFPFHVVSNPEFLKEGAAIDDFMKPDRVVLGAETDHARSVMAELYAPFVRTGKPVIFMDIASAEMTKYAANAMLATRISFMNEIAMLCEACGANVDLVRKGIGSDDRIGPAFLFPGPGYGGSCFPKDVKALARTAREQSTCLRILEAVEEVNENQKHRMFAKLRAALGADLTGVRVAVWGLAFKPNTDDMREAPALTLIEDLLAAGAKVTAHDPAAMDEARRRLGDRIDYADTAYDALTDADALAVLTDWNEYRHPDFARIRSALRRPVIVDGRNLYPLHKMADLGFTYHSIGRRVVK; encoded by the coding sequence GTGAATCTCAGCGTCGTTGGAACGGGATACGTCGGCCTGGTGGTCGGCGCGTGCCTGGCGGAAACGGGCAACCAGGTCGTCGGCGCGGACGTCGACGCGGCGAAGATCGACGGCCTCAAACAGAACGTCATTCCGATCTACGAGCCGGGACTCGACCGCCTCGTCGAGCGAAACCAGGACGCCGGACGTCTCGAATTCACGACCGACGTCGCCGGCGCGATCGCGCAGAGCGAAGTCGTGTTCATCGCCGTCGGCACGCCGCCCGACGAAGACGGCTCGGCGGACCTTCGCCACGTGCTCGCGGTGGCCGAACAGATCGGCCAGCACATGAAACGCGAGCTGGTGGTGGTGACCAAATCCACCGTGCCGGTCGGCACCGCCACGAAAGTCGCGGCCGCCGTCGCGAAGCACGCCCGCTTTCCGTTTCACGTCGTGAGCAATCCCGAGTTCCTGAAGGAAGGCGCGGCGATCGACGACTTCATGAAGCCGGATCGCGTCGTGCTCGGCGCCGAGACGGATCATGCGCGAAGCGTGATGGCGGAGCTCTATGCGCCGTTCGTGCGCACCGGAAAGCCGGTGATCTTCATGGACATCGCGTCGGCGGAGATGACCAAGTACGCGGCGAATGCGATGCTGGCGACGCGGATCTCGTTCATGAACGAGATCGCGATGCTCTGCGAGGCCTGCGGCGCGAACGTGGATCTCGTGCGGAAGGGCATTGGGTCGGACGATCGCATCGGCCCGGCGTTTCTCTTTCCGGGCCCTGGATACGGCGGCTCGTGCTTTCCCAAGGATGTGAAGGCGCTCGCGCGCACGGCACGCGAGCAGTCGACCTGTCTCCGTATTCTCGAGGCGGTGGAAGAGGTCAACGAGAATCAGAAGCATCGCATGTTCGCGAAGCTTCGTGCCGCGCTCGGCGCCGATCTCACGGGCGTGCGCGTGGCGGTGTGGGGACTGGCGTTCAAGCCGAACACCGACGACATGCGCGAGGCGCCGGCGCTGACGTTGATCGAGGATCTGCTCGCGGCGGGCGCCAAGGTCACGGCACACGATCCGGCGGCCATGGACGAAGCGCGGCGGCGGCTGGGCGATCGCATCGACTACGCCGACACGGCATACGACGCGCTGACGGATGCCGACGCGCTGGCCGTGCTCACCGATTGGAACGAGTACCGGCATCCCGACTTCGCGCGCATTCGCTCGGCGCTCAGGCGTCCGGTGATCGTCGACGGCCGCAACCTGTATCCGCTGCACAAGATGGCGGACCTGGGCTTCACGTATCATTCGATCGGCCGCCGGGTTGTTAAGTAA
- a CDS encoding UDP-glucuronic acid decarboxylase family protein produces MRVLITGAAGFLGSHLADRFLREGHEVVGLDNFITGSPENIAHLTGNERYRFVRHNISDPTFIAGELEGVLHFASPASPVDYLELPIQTLKVGSLGTINALGIAKAKGARFFLASTSEVYGDPLVHPQREDYWGNVNPVGPRGVYDEAKRFAEAVTMAYHRSHGVDTRIVRIFNTYGPRMRPNDGRVVSNFIVQALAGEPITIFGDGSQTRSFCYVDDEVEGLYRLFMGGDSGPTNIGNPDEYTVKELAEIVLELTGSRSKIVFRELPEDDPKVRKPDIARARQLLGWEPAVNVRDGVARTIEYFRKRLG; encoded by the coding sequence ATGAGAGTTCTCATCACCGGCGCCGCCGGCTTTCTCGGGTCGCACCTCGCGGATCGGTTTCTGCGCGAGGGCCACGAGGTCGTCGGGCTGGACAATTTCATCACCGGCAGTCCCGAGAACATCGCCCACCTGACGGGGAACGAGCGGTATCGCTTCGTTCGCCACAACATCTCCGACCCGACGTTCATCGCGGGCGAGCTCGAGGGCGTTCTGCACTTCGCGTCGCCGGCGAGCCCGGTGGATTATCTCGAGCTGCCCATTCAAACGCTGAAGGTGGGCTCGCTCGGGACGATCAACGCGCTGGGGATCGCGAAAGCGAAAGGGGCGCGCTTCTTCCTGGCGTCCACGTCGGAAGTGTACGGCGATCCGTTGGTGCATCCGCAGCGCGAGGACTATTGGGGAAACGTGAATCCCGTCGGTCCGCGCGGGGTGTACGACGAAGCCAAGCGCTTCGCCGAGGCGGTGACGATGGCGTATCATCGATCGCATGGCGTGGATACGCGGATCGTCCGGATCTTCAACACCTACGGACCGCGGATGCGGCCCAACGACGGCCGCGTCGTCTCCAATTTCATCGTGCAGGCGCTGGCCGGAGAGCCGATCACGATCTTTGGCGACGGCAGCCAGACGCGCAGCTTCTGCTACGTGGACGACGAGGTCGAAGGGCTCTACCGCCTGTTCATGGGCGGCGACTCGGGACCGACCAACATCGGCAACCCCGACGAGTACACCGTGAAAGAGCTTGCCGAGATCGTCCTGGAGCTCACGGGATCGCGCTCGAAGATCGTGTTTCGCGAACTCCCGGAGGACGATCCCAAGGTGCGGAAGCCGGACATCGCCCGGGCTCGGCAACTGCTGGGGTGGGAGCCGGCCGTCAACGTCCGGGACGGTGTGGCGCGCACGATCGAATACTTCCGGAAGCGTCTCGGCTGA
- the bamD gene encoding outer membrane protein assembly factor BamD — protein sequence MHRNSWRLVAFLMFWGLAACHPEFQLKNLTTNESLYTASLKEFQRKHWDNAVAGFEKLTTDLPPRDTLLPRSYWYLAEAHDRMGEHLLAAQSFSRLTETFPDDSLADDAALESARSYKKLWRRPELDPQYGDIAVTSYNTLIGLYPNSPLLPQAQKELGELDEMFAEKDYDSGIYYFRRKAWDSANLYFKDVLAKHPNAPKARDAGTKLVQSYKAIGYKDDATDLCTELKQRYPSDKQVADVCRGLPTAVAAKPDSTPAPPRAPPATKPPTTN from the coding sequence ATGCACCGTAACTCCTGGAGACTCGTCGCGTTCCTGATGTTCTGGGGCCTCGCGGCGTGCCACCCGGAATTCCAGCTGAAGAACCTCACGACGAACGAGTCCCTCTACACGGCCTCGCTCAAGGAATTTCAGCGGAAGCACTGGGACAATGCCGTAGCGGGCTTCGAGAAGCTCACCACCGACCTGCCGCCGCGCGACACGCTGCTGCCGCGGTCGTACTGGTATCTGGCCGAGGCGCACGATCGCATGGGCGAGCACCTGCTCGCCGCGCAGAGCTTCAGCCGGCTCACGGAGACGTTCCCCGACGATAGCCTGGCGGACGACGCCGCGCTCGAGTCGGCGCGGTCCTATAAAAAGCTCTGGCGCCGTCCGGAGCTCGACCCGCAGTACGGCGACATCGCCGTCACCTCCTACAACACGCTGATCGGGCTCTATCCGAACTCGCCGCTCTTGCCGCAGGCGCAGAAGGAGCTGGGCGAGCTCGACGAGATGTTCGCCGAGAAGGACTACGACTCGGGCATCTACTATTTCCGTCGCAAGGCCTGGGACTCGGCGAACCTGTATTTCAAGGACGTCCTGGCCAAGCATCCCAACGCGCCGAAGGCGCGTGATGCGGGCACCAAGCTCGTTCAGTCGTACAAGGCGATCGGCTACAAGGACGACGCGACCGACCTGTGTACGGAGCTCAAGCAGCGCTACCCCAGCGACAAACAGGTTGCCGATGTCTGCCGCGGGCTTCCGACGGCTGTCGCCGCGAAGCCCGACTCGACCCCGGCGCCGCCGCGCGCGCCTCCAGCGACCAAGCCGCCGACGACGAACTGA
- the nadD gene encoding nicotinate-nucleotide adenylyltransferase — MRIGLLGGSFDPPHNGHLLAAGDAFESLGLDRLIWMPTAVQPFKVGQASATAEQRLRMVRSLVGDDSRFAVDSMEIERGGLSYTVDTLTTLAARWPSAAFFLLIGADAAASFAKWRDPRRIAELATLVVLQRAGGDDPELSSLPAATKVLATRRIDISSTEIRDRVRQGKSIRGFVPDAVAELIAAERLYQA; from the coding sequence GTGCGGATCGGCCTCCTTGGGGGCAGCTTCGATCCCCCACACAACGGACATCTGCTCGCGGCCGGGGATGCGTTTGAATCCCTCGGTCTCGATCGGCTGATCTGGATGCCCACCGCCGTTCAACCATTCAAGGTGGGACAGGCTTCCGCTACGGCGGAGCAGCGTCTTCGCATGGTCCGGTCGCTCGTCGGCGACGATTCGCGGTTCGCGGTCGATTCCATGGAAATCGAACGGGGCGGTTTATCTTACACGGTTGACACTTTGACGACCTTGGCGGCCCGCTGGCCCTCGGCAGCGTTCTTTTTGCTGATCGGGGCCGATGCGGCGGCCAGCTTCGCGAAGTGGCGCGATCCCCGGCGAATCGCTGAATTGGCGACGCTTGTAGTGCTGCAACGGGCTGGCGGCGACGACCCCGAACTGTCGTCGTTGCCGGCGGCAACGAAGGTGCTGGCCACCCGGCGCATCGATATCTCGTCCACCGAGATTCGTGACCGGGTCCGGCAGGGCAAGTCGATTCGAGGATTCGTACCGGACGCCGTGGCCGAGCTCATCGCGGCCGAGCGGCTCTATCAAGCTTGA
- the secA gene encoding preprotein translocase subunit SecA yields MLKRVISAVMGTRHERERKKIQPIVDEINAEYARLQSVSDEELRAQTAKFREILRERTGELEARVSSLREQKRTAVDPEERDRIDNELSGADGRGGVENELRETIAEVLDEILPEAFATVREGARRLMGTQVMVTGRELAWDMVHYDVQLMGGIQLHLGKIAEMATGEGKTLVATLPLYLNALPGKGAHLVTVNSYLARRDSQWMGHLYNYLGLTVGCLDDTEPGTMERRNAYFADITYGTNNEFGFDYLRDNMVVSLDQRVQRAHHYAIVDEVDSVLIDEARTPLIISGPVGNENDAMYFEHNAAVARVVRRQTELVNQLVARAERELEKGDLRAAALALYKAQLGDPKNRRLMKVLQETGNKQMVQKQELEHIADRRLPASKQVFRDIEEDLLFVLDEKGHAVHLTDQGVEFMSPNDHEAFILPDLSQEVHRIDHDHDLTGEQKLEERRQIEADYAAKAERLNIVHQLLRAHGLYEKDVNYVVQDGEVLIVDEFTGRTMPGRRWSEGLHQAVEAKEGVRVKGETQTMATITIQNYFRMYEKLAGMTGTAETEESEFFEIYKIEVAVIPTNRPIIREDRQDLVYKTRREKYNAIVEETRRLNELGYPVLVGTTSVEASETLSKLFSRAGLQHNVLNAKYHQREAEIVAGAGQHGAITIATNMAGRGTDIKLGEGVKDPKPSKVKDPDGKDVNIMEIGGLHIIGSERHESRRIDRQLRGRSGRQGDPGASQFFLSLEDDLMRLFGSERIASLMDRLGAQEGEMLTHSLITRSIEGAQKRVEMQNFQARKRLLDYDDVMNQQREVIYSLRSFALEGGEELKGESIKMIEKAMNYRIETSLAEFEEASQWDFDLLRQDLLMHYLLQVPEYEKEDLRPTEIPTAQRVAVDAATKAFWAKLKSLDDVKDELGQPYGDRLLSLVMLNVLDEKWKDHLYDLDQLRNAIHYRSWGQQDPLIEYKQEAYKMFVDLMNDIYNTFTERFLKVQLVFEQPPAPAPPVQQKPTKRYNALGILEDIAADESIEPTGTDAAVDIGPAETPASKPVAARKDPTIVGAGRPRTFGDNGGGLPSGDWSNVGRNDPCPCGSGKKFKKCHGAKV; encoded by the coding sequence ATGCTAAAGAGAGTCATCAGCGCCGTCATGGGTACACGCCATGAACGTGAGCGCAAGAAAATTCAGCCGATCGTGGACGAGATCAACGCGGAATACGCGCGGCTGCAGAGCGTGTCCGACGAAGAGCTTCGCGCGCAGACGGCCAAGTTTCGCGAGATCCTTCGTGAGCGCACCGGAGAGCTCGAGGCGCGGGTCAGCTCGTTGCGGGAGCAGAAGCGCACGGCGGTCGATCCCGAGGAGCGCGATCGGATCGACAATGAGCTGAGCGGGGCGGACGGCCGCGGGGGCGTCGAGAACGAGCTGCGCGAGACGATCGCCGAAGTGCTCGACGAAATTCTGCCGGAAGCATTCGCGACGGTGCGTGAAGGCGCGCGTCGTCTGATGGGCACGCAGGTGATGGTGACCGGCCGCGAGCTCGCGTGGGACATGGTGCACTACGACGTGCAGCTCATGGGCGGCATTCAACTGCACCTGGGCAAGATCGCGGAAATGGCGACGGGCGAAGGCAAGACACTTGTCGCGACGCTGCCGCTGTACCTGAACGCGCTGCCGGGCAAGGGCGCGCACCTCGTGACGGTGAACTCGTACCTCGCCCGCCGCGACTCGCAGTGGATGGGGCACCTGTACAACTACCTGGGCCTCACGGTCGGATGTCTCGACGACACCGAGCCGGGCACGATGGAACGGCGCAACGCGTATTTCGCCGACATCACGTACGGCACCAACAACGAGTTCGGCTTCGACTATCTGCGCGACAACATGGTCGTGTCGCTCGACCAGCGCGTGCAGCGCGCGCACCACTACGCCATCGTCGACGAAGTGGACTCGGTGCTCATCGACGAAGCGCGGACGCCGCTCATCATCTCGGGTCCCGTCGGGAACGAGAATGATGCGATGTACTTCGAGCATAACGCCGCCGTCGCGCGCGTGGTGCGGCGGCAGACGGAGCTCGTCAATCAGCTCGTCGCCCGCGCCGAGCGCGAGCTCGAGAAAGGCGACCTGCGCGCGGCGGCGCTCGCGCTGTACAAGGCGCAGCTGGGCGATCCGAAGAATCGCCGCTTGATGAAGGTGCTGCAGGAAACCGGCAACAAGCAGATGGTGCAGAAGCAGGAGCTCGAGCACATCGCCGACCGCCGATTGCCCGCGAGCAAGCAGGTCTTTCGCGACATCGAGGAGGACCTGCTCTTCGTGCTCGACGAGAAGGGCCATGCGGTGCACCTGACCGACCAGGGCGTCGAGTTCATGTCGCCGAACGACCACGAAGCATTCATCCTGCCCGACCTGTCGCAGGAAGTGCATCGCATCGATCACGATCATGACCTGACGGGCGAGCAGAAGCTCGAGGAGCGCCGCCAGATCGAAGCCGACTACGCGGCGAAGGCGGAACGGCTCAACATCGTGCACCAGCTGTTGCGGGCGCACGGGCTGTACGAGAAGGACGTGAACTACGTCGTGCAGGACGGCGAGGTGCTGATCGTCGACGAGTTCACGGGCCGCACCATGCCGGGCCGTCGCTGGTCCGAAGGGTTGCACCAGGCGGTCGAGGCGAAGGAAGGCGTTCGCGTGAAGGGCGAAACGCAAACCATGGCCACGATCACCATCCAGAACTACTTCCGCATGTACGAGAAGCTGGCCGGCATGACCGGCACGGCGGAAACGGAAGAGAGCGAGTTTTTCGAGATCTATAAAATCGAGGTCGCGGTCATTCCCACGAACCGGCCGATCATTCGTGAGGATCGGCAGGATCTCGTGTACAAGACGCGGCGCGAGAAGTACAACGCGATCGTCGAAGAGACGCGCCGCCTCAACGAGCTGGGATATCCGGTCCTCGTCGGCACGACGAGCGTCGAGGCGTCGGAGACGCTGTCGAAGCTGTTCTCGCGCGCTGGGCTCCAGCACAACGTGCTCAACGCGAAGTATCACCAGCGTGAAGCCGAGATCGTGGCGGGCGCGGGCCAGCACGGTGCGATCACGATCGCGACGAACATGGCCGGGCGCGGCACCGACATCAAACTCGGGGAAGGCGTCAAGGATCCGAAGCCGAGCAAGGTGAAGGATCCGGACGGGAAGGACGTGAACATCATGGAGATCGGCGGCCTGCACATCATCGGCTCCGAGCGCCACGAGTCGCGTCGCATCGATCGACAGTTGCGCGGCCGGTCGGGCCGTCAAGGCGATCCGGGCGCGTCGCAATTCTTCCTGTCGCTCGAAGACGATCTGATGCGCCTGTTCGGCTCCGAGCGTATCGCGTCGCTGATGGACCGGCTCGGCGCGCAGGAAGGCGAGATGCTCACGCACTCGCTCATCACGCGGTCGATCGAGGGAGCACAGAAGCGCGTCGAGATGCAGAACTTCCAGGCCCGTAAGCGCCTGCTCGACTACGACGACGTGATGAATCAGCAGCGCGAAGTGATTTACTCGCTGCGGTCGTTCGCGCTCGAGGGTGGCGAAGAGCTCAAGGGCGAATCGATCAAGATGATCGAGAAGGCCATGAACTACCGCATCGAGACGAGCCTCGCGGAGTTCGAGGAGGCCTCGCAGTGGGATTTCGATCTGCTGCGGCAAGACCTGCTGATGCACTATCTGTTGCAGGTTCCCGAGTACGAGAAGGAAGATCTGCGGCCGACGGAGATTCCGACGGCGCAGCGCGTTGCCGTCGACGCGGCGACGAAAGCGTTCTGGGCCAAGCTCAAGAGCCTCGACGACGTGAAGGACGAGCTGGGCCAGCCATACGGCGACCGTCTCTTGTCGCTCGTCATGCTCAACGTGCTGGACGAGAAGTGGAAGGATCACCTCTACGATCTCGACCAGTTGCGCAACGCGATTCACTACCGGTCGTGGGGCCAGCAGGATCCGCTCATCGAGTACAAGCAGGAAGCGTACAAGATGTTCGTGGATCTGATGAACGACATCTACAACACGTTCACCGAGCGGTTCCTCAAGGTGCAGTTGGTGTTCGAGCAGCCACCCGCACCGGCGCCGCCGGTTCAGCAGAAGCCGACGAAGCGCTACAACGCGCTCGGCATTCTCGAGGATATCGCGGCGGACGAATCAATCGAGCCGACGGGAACCGACGCCGCGGTGGACATCGGTCCGGCCGAGACGCCGGCGTCCAAGCCCGTTGCGGCGCGCAAGGATCCGACGATCGTTGGTGCGGGGCGTCCGCGGACGTTCGGCGACAACGGCGGCGGGCTGCCGAGTGGAGATTGGTCGAACGTCGGACGCAACGATCCGTGTCCCTGTGGATCGGGGAAAAAGTTCAAGAAGTGTCATGGGGCGAAAGTGTAA